In the Streptomyces katrae genome, one interval contains:
- a CDS encoding allene oxide cyclase barrel-like domain-containing protein: protein MRPIRAAGLGTATLVTLLACTPVAAAATDTGSDQARDKARTITLLAEVQQLTRFPVTPGSVSQGDQVVVRSDLFDEAHNKVGETHGTCTTTRGGADEAEQCVVTYTLPGGQLTTQGVYFNYLDQGPFDSAITGGTGEYKKARGWVHSDTIATTPKVVRRFTIHLV, encoded by the coding sequence ATGCGCCCCATCAGAGCGGCCGGCCTCGGCACGGCCACGCTGGTCACCCTCCTCGCCTGCACCCCCGTCGCGGCCGCCGCGACGGACACCGGTTCCGACCAGGCCAGGGATAAGGCCCGGACCATCACACTCCTGGCCGAGGTGCAGCAGCTGACCCGCTTCCCCGTCACCCCCGGCAGCGTCTCGCAGGGCGATCAAGTCGTCGTCCGCTCGGACCTCTTCGACGAGGCGCACAACAAGGTCGGCGAGACCCACGGCACCTGCACCACCACCCGGGGCGGCGCCGATGAAGCGGAGCAGTGCGTCGTGACCTACACCCTCCCGGGCGGCCAGCTCACCACGCAGGGGGTGTACTTCAACTACCTCGACCAGGGTCCCTTCGACAGCGCGATCACCGGCGGCACCGGGGAGTACAAGAAGGCTCGCGGCTGGGTCCACTCCGACACGATCGCCACCACCCCCAAGGTCGTGAGGCGCTTCACGATCCACCTCGTCTGA
- a CDS encoding TfoX/Sxy family protein gives MAYDEVLAERVRELLEEGDAVVAKKMFGGLVFTVRGNTAVGVVGDDLLVRVAPDDIPQALAQPGARPFEVRGRISKGWVIVAGEVLDDHVLDNWLQLGQKAAAAHPPK, from the coding sequence ATGGCGTATGACGAGGTGCTGGCGGAGCGGGTCCGGGAGCTGCTGGAGGAGGGCGATGCGGTCGTCGCGAAGAAGATGTTCGGCGGACTCGTCTTCACGGTGAGGGGAAACACGGCGGTGGGCGTGGTCGGCGACGACCTGCTGGTACGGGTCGCCCCGGACGACATTCCGCAGGCCCTCGCCCAGCCCGGCGCGCGGCCCTTCGAGGTCCGCGGCCGGATCTCGAAGGGCTGGGTCATCGTGGCAGGAGAAGTCCTCGACGACCACGTCCTGGACAACTGGCTGCAACTGGGGCAGAAGGCCGCTGCCGCACATCCGCCGAAGTAG
- a CDS encoding GNAT family N-acetyltransferase — MDVASLLPLTTSRLSLRLFTPGDADDLYAYQSLPSVARYLYRPAHTRERSEQVAAERAAQTAWCADGDKLALAVCRRDEPGVLGEVSLTLADARAAQAEIGWTLDPGHQGHGYATEAAAALAGFAFDALGVHRLYARLDVENTGSVRVCERLGMRREAHLVENDLDGDRWGSEYIYAALSADLGSRSGD, encoded by the coding sequence ATGGACGTCGCCTCGCTGCTGCCGCTGACCACGTCCCGGTTGTCGCTGCGTCTGTTCACTCCCGGCGACGCCGATGACCTGTACGCCTACCAGAGCCTGCCGAGCGTGGCGCGCTACTTGTACCGGCCGGCGCACACGCGTGAGCGCAGCGAGCAGGTTGCCGCCGAGCGTGCGGCGCAGACGGCCTGGTGCGCCGACGGGGACAAGCTGGCGCTCGCTGTCTGCCGGCGCGATGAGCCCGGCGTCCTTGGAGAGGTGAGCCTCACCCTGGCCGATGCCCGCGCCGCCCAGGCCGAGATCGGCTGGACTCTCGACCCAGGTCACCAGGGGCACGGCTACGCGACCGAGGCGGCCGCGGCGCTGGCCGGGTTTGCCTTCGACGCGCTGGGCGTGCACCGGCTCTACGCACGGCTGGATGTGGAGAACACCGGGTCTGTGCGGGTCTGTGAGCGCCTCGGGATGCGCCGGGAGGCGCACCTGGTCGAGAACGACCTCGACGGGGATCGCTGGGGCAGCGAGTACATCTATGCGGCGCTGTCCGCGGATCTTGGCAGTCGATCAGGCGATTGA
- a CDS encoding VOC family protein: MPFAPCLSVKDTAASIAFYKQLGFDVDSSTAKPGDDIHMLLYQGGFCAMLYSNADLKNWLPGLADTPIGFAGMFYLGVDDFDGVHDRISRHAQIIKDTDTDHTGQRIFYFRDPDGYVIGINDQAALQASELGKYA, from the coding sequence ATGCCCTTCGCTCCTTGCCTGAGTGTCAAGGACACCGCGGCCAGCATCGCGTTCTACAAACAGCTCGGCTTCGACGTCGATTCCAGCACCGCCAAGCCCGGCGACGACATCCACATGCTGCTCTACCAGGGCGGCTTCTGCGCCATGCTCTACAGCAACGCCGACCTGAAGAACTGGCTGCCCGGCCTGGCCGACACCCCCATCGGCTTCGCCGGCATGTTCTACCTCGGCGTGGACGACTTCGACGGCGTCCACGACCGTATCTCCCGGCACGCGCAGATCATCAAGGACACCGACACCGACCACACGGGCCAGCGCATCTTCTACTTCCGCGACCCGGACGGCTACGTCATCGGCATCAACGACCAGGCCGCCCTCCAGGCCAGCGAACTCGGCAAGTACGCCTGA
- a CDS encoding AAA family ATPase, producing the protein MTEAAHGTVGTSDTRLIVLRGNSASGKSSVASGLREKFGRNLAIVAQDNLRRIVLRERDQPGGANIGLIELTARYALDHGFHVAVEGILYADRYGTMLQDLVRAHQGVTRCYYLHVPFEETVLRHATKPDAEYLAHVNEGHLRDWYREKDLLPNGLETVIDAASTLDDTVQQILSESGLDRIPPIDR; encoded by the coding sequence ATGACCGAGGCCGCGCACGGCACAGTGGGGACCAGCGACACGCGCCTGATCGTGCTCCGAGGCAACAGCGCCTCGGGCAAGTCCTCCGTCGCGTCCGGCTTGCGCGAGAAGTTCGGCCGCAACCTCGCCATCGTCGCCCAGGACAACCTGCGCCGCATCGTGCTACGCGAACGCGACCAGCCCGGCGGCGCCAACATCGGCCTGATCGAACTCACCGCCCGCTACGCCCTGGACCATGGCTTCCACGTCGCCGTCGAAGGCATCCTGTACGCCGACCGCTACGGCACGATGCTCCAGGACCTGGTGCGCGCCCACCAGGGCGTCACACGGTGCTACTACCTCCACGTGCCCTTCGAGGAGACGGTGCTCCGCCACGCGACGAAACCAGACGCCGAATACCTCGCGCACGTCAACGAGGGACACCTACGCGACTGGTACCGAGAGAAAGACCTGCTCCCCAACGGCCTGGAGACCGTCATCGACGCGGCCAGCACCCTGGACGACACGGTCCAACAGATCCTCTCCGAGAGCGGTCTGGACCGCATTCCCCCGATCGACCGCTGA
- a CDS encoding VOC family protein has protein sequence MVDAHADDAVSGKVLSHAIWADDGGELAEFYAAALGTQVSEPYRDEDGNPAAFPVWVGGMMYVFWSATTFKAPTWPQDELAFHMDISFDDIEAAEKRLLGLGATKPAHQPGGDHWTVLLDPSGQPFCISSTR, from the coding sequence ATGGTCGACGCACATGCCGACGACGCCGTGAGCGGCAAGGTCCTGTCGCACGCGATCTGGGCGGATGACGGAGGCGAGCTCGCCGAGTTCTACGCCGCCGCCCTGGGCACGCAGGTCTCCGAGCCGTACCGGGACGAGGACGGCAACCCGGCGGCCTTCCCCGTGTGGGTCGGCGGCATGATGTACGTCTTCTGGTCCGCCACGACGTTCAAGGCCCCCACCTGGCCCCAGGACGAACTCGCCTTCCACATGGACATCAGCTTCGACGACATCGAGGCAGCGGAGAAGCGGCTCCTCGGGCTGGGCGCCACCAAGCCCGCCCACCAGCCGGGCGGGGACCACTGGACCGTCCTGCTCGACCCCTCCGGCCAGCCCTTCTGCATCAGCAGCACCCGCTGA
- a CDS encoding class I SAM-dependent methyltransferase, producing MWATAVGVARVRALETERENALFRDPLAQVFATAGGLWPSSPPLPDDEAARRRRLAVSFSIVIRTKFLDDLLQQASASGVRQVVLLGAGMDSRAFRMDWPEGTRLFEVDTAAPLDFKASVLRQERAVARCERITVAVDLREDWPGALAAAGHDPAVPTVWIAEGLLIYLPEDAVELLVARISTQSAAGSRMGLTLGSRGVIERFGADAAPGSAASMWVSEMPDDPVGWLAGHGWEAGSHTLRERAAAYGRPISTPPQREERPGGLISAVRR from the coding sequence GTGTGGGCCACGGCAGTGGGCGTGGCCAGGGTGCGGGCGTTGGAGACCGAGCGGGAGAACGCGCTGTTCCGCGACCCACTGGCACAGGTCTTCGCCACCGCCGGCGGCCTGTGGCCCTCCTCGCCGCCGCTGCCCGATGACGAGGCCGCGCGACGCCGCCGGCTGGCCGTGTCGTTCTCCATCGTCATCAGGACGAAGTTCCTCGACGACCTGTTGCAGCAGGCCTCCGCGTCCGGGGTCCGGCAGGTCGTGCTGCTCGGCGCCGGCATGGACAGCCGGGCCTTCCGGATGGACTGGCCCGAGGGCACCCGGCTGTTCGAGGTCGACACCGCCGCGCCACTGGACTTCAAGGCTTCGGTGCTGCGCCAGGAGCGGGCCGTCGCGCGCTGCGAGCGGATCACCGTCGCGGTGGATCTGCGTGAGGACTGGCCAGGCGCGCTGGCCGCCGCAGGGCACGACCCGGCGGTGCCGACCGTGTGGATCGCCGAAGGACTGCTGATCTATCTGCCCGAGGACGCGGTGGAGCTACTGGTGGCCCGGATCAGCACGCAGTCGGCGGCAGGCAGTCGGATGGGGCTGACATTGGGCTCGCGCGGCGTGATCGAGCGCTTCGGCGCGGACGCCGCGCCGGGATCGGCGGCGTCCATGTGGGTCTCGGAAATGCCCGACGACCCGGTGGGCTGGCTGGCCGGGCACGGCTGGGAGGCTGGCAGCCACACCCTGCGCGAGCGCGCTGCCGCCTACGGCCGCCCGATCAGCACCCCTCCGCAGCGCGAGGAGCGGCCCGGCGGACTGATCTCGGCGGTCCGCCGGTAG
- a CDS encoding transposase: MRKEVRAKGTSWAAHPSDRQTHRRHERFVVHPRRWVVERTLSRLMRSRRLARDYETRPESSEAAVLWSMTMLTGRRLARHRSRNVTRQPAPA, from the coding sequence GTGCGAAAGGAAGTGCGGGCCAAGGGGACGTCCTGGGCGGCTCACCCTTCAGATCGTCAAACGCACCGACGACATGAGCGGTTCGTGGTGCATCCACGCAGGTGGGTGGTGGAGAGGACGCTGAGCCGGCTGATGCGCTCGCGGCGCCTTGCCCGGGACTACGAGACCCGGCCCGAAAGCAGCGAAGCCGCCGTCCTGTGGTCGATGACCATGCTCACGGGACGCCGCCTCGCCCGCCACCGGAGCCGAAACGTCACCCGGCAGCCCGCCCCGGCGTGA